Proteins from one Deinococcus apachensis DSM 19763 genomic window:
- a CDS encoding FAD-binding dehydrogenase gives MPTPDTDVIVVGAGLAGLVAAAQIADAGKRVLLLDQEGEQNLGGQAYWSFGGLFLVDSPEQRRLGIRDSRELAWSDWLNNASFDRPEDHWPRKWAEAYVDFAAGEKRAWLHAMGVRWFPAVGWAERGGQGASGPGNSVPRFHITWGTGPGVVEPFERRVREHVAAGRIRFRFRHRVRGLNMTNGVVHGVHGQVLEPSNEARGQASSRVVVDDFSLNAGAVVVTSGGIGGNFDLVRRNWPVERLGPPPEFMVAGVPRYVDGELQGIVKNAGASLTNPDRMWHYTEGLRNWNPVWPSHGIRILPGPSSLWLDPTGRRVPFPHYPGFDTLATLTHITRSGYPYTWFLLNRQIIKKEFALSGSEQNPDLTGRNVQLTLRRATGRVQGPVQAFMDHGEDFVVRDNLRDLVAGMNGLVGNDLLDPATVEREVRERDMQLLNDVGKDTQLALIRGARGLRSERLFRVTKPAPILDPEGGPLIAVRLNILTRKTLGGLETDLQGRVLRPGGEVMPGLYAAGEVAGFGGGGMHGYRALEGTFLGGCLFSGRNAGRASAAAVG, from the coding sequence ATGCCCACCCCCGATACAGACGTGATTGTCGTCGGCGCCGGACTGGCCGGACTTGTCGCCGCAGCCCAGATTGCCGACGCCGGAAAGCGCGTGCTGCTGCTGGACCAGGAAGGTGAGCAGAACCTGGGTGGGCAGGCATACTGGTCTTTCGGCGGCCTCTTTCTGGTGGACTCGCCCGAGCAGCGCAGGTTGGGCATTCGCGACTCGCGCGAGCTGGCCTGGAGCGACTGGCTGAACAACGCGAGCTTCGACCGCCCCGAGGACCACTGGCCGAGAAAATGGGCCGAAGCCTACGTGGACTTCGCGGCAGGGGAGAAGCGGGCGTGGCTGCACGCGATGGGGGTGCGCTGGTTTCCCGCTGTCGGCTGGGCCGAGCGTGGCGGACAGGGGGCGAGTGGGCCGGGGAACAGCGTGCCACGCTTTCACATCACCTGGGGCACGGGGCCGGGCGTGGTCGAGCCGTTCGAGCGGAGGGTAAGAGAACACGTGGCGGCGGGCCGTATCCGGTTCCGCTTCCGGCACCGTGTTCGTGGGTTGAACATGACGAACGGCGTCGTCCATGGTGTCCACGGGCAGGTTCTGGAACCATCCAACGAGGCGCGCGGCCAAGCGAGTTCCCGCGTGGTCGTGGACGACTTCAGCCTGAACGCGGGCGCAGTCGTCGTCACCTCCGGCGGTATCGGCGGCAACTTCGACCTCGTGCGGCGGAACTGGCCGGTCGAGCGGCTGGGGCCTCCCCCCGAGTTCATGGTCGCGGGCGTGCCGAGGTACGTGGACGGCGAACTTCAGGGCATCGTGAAAAACGCCGGGGCCAGCCTGACGAATCCCGACCGGATGTGGCACTACACTGAAGGGTTGCGGAACTGGAACCCGGTCTGGCCGAGCCACGGCATCCGCATCCTGCCCGGCCCCAGCAGCCTGTGGCTCGACCCCACCGGGCGGCGGGTGCCCTTCCCGCACTACCCCGGCTTCGACACGCTCGCCACGCTGACGCACATCACCCGCAGCGGGTATCCCTACACCTGGTTCCTGCTCAACCGTCAGATCATCAAGAAAGAGTTCGCCCTCTCGGGCAGCGAGCAGAACCCCGACCTGACGGGACGGAACGTGCAGTTAACCCTGCGCCGCGCCACCGGGCGCGTGCAGGGGCCGGTGCAGGCGTTTATGGATCACGGCGAGGACTTCGTGGTGCGGGACAATCTGCGCGACCTGGTGGCCGGGATGAATGGTCTCGTCGGCAACGACCTTCTCGACCCCGCCACCGTCGAGCGGGAGGTGCGCGAGCGCGACATGCAGCTCCTGAACGACGTGGGCAAGGACACCCAGCTCGCCCTGATCCGGGGGGCGCGGGGTCTCCGCAGCGAGCGGCTGTTCCGCGTCACTAAACCCGCGCCAATCCTCGACCCGGAGGGTGGCCCGCTCATCGCCGTGCGGCTCAACATTCTGACCCGCAAGACGCTGGGCGGGCTGGAGACGGACCTCCAGGGCCGCGTCCTGCGTCCGGGGGGCGAGGTCATGCCGGGCCTTTACGCAGCGGGCGAGGTCGCGGGTTTCGGCGGGGGCGGGATGCACGGCTACCGGGCGTTGGAGGGCACCTTCCTGGGCGGTTGCCTGTTCAGCGGGCGGAATGCCGGGCGGGCGAGCGCGGCGGCGGTGGGTTGA
- a CDS encoding S1 RNA-binding domain-containing protein, translating into MVQLDPGAVVEGRVTRVTDFGAFIQFENGETGLVHISQIAHSFVRNIHDHVREGENVEVKVLGRDERGRLDLSIKELLEEPEEVPRPRAIGRQSPQFEAKLRSFMRDAKERTGGGGGKKGPAPAKRKK; encoded by the coding sequence TTGGTGCAGCTTGACCCCGGCGCGGTCGTCGAGGGCCGCGTGACGCGCGTGACCGATTTCGGCGCGTTCATCCAGTTCGAGAACGGCGAGACCGGCCTCGTCCACATCTCGCAGATCGCGCACTCCTTCGTGCGGAACATCCACGACCACGTCCGCGAAGGCGAGAACGTGGAGGTCAAGGTGCTGGGCCGCGACGAGCGGGGCCGCCTCGACCTCTCCATCAAGGAGCTTTTGGAAGAACCCGAGGAGGTGCCGCGCCCCCGCGCCATCGGCCGCCAGAGCCCGCAGTTCGAGGCCAAGCTCCGCTCCTTCATGCGCGACGCCAAGGAGCGCACGGGCGGCGGCGGCGGTAAGAAAGGTCCCGCCCCCGCCAAGCGGAAGAAGTAA
- a CDS encoding septum site-determining protein MinC — MKLRGTLGGMNLLLEPGDTAGSVSQALAPRTELLGASVTLEIQGDTDPGALETALSAIRAAGGTPGRVRAPRVTVTGPGGEEGSARTVILPHGVRAGFRGEYRGSVVILGDVNPGAEVVAGGDVIVMGALRGVVHAGHGGNADAIVWARPIASAQIRIGDAVARAPEGSSLSTMRKLEGPSDAELARLQGGVIVIEPHR; from the coding sequence ATGAAGCTTCGCGGCACGCTCGGCGGCATGAACCTCCTCCTCGAACCGGGCGACACGGCGGGCAGCGTCTCGCAGGCCCTCGCCCCCCGCACGGAACTTCTCGGCGCCAGCGTGACGCTGGAAATCCAGGGCGACACCGACCCGGGCGCCCTGGAGACGGCCCTTTCCGCCATCCGCGCGGCGGGCGGCACGCCGGGCCGGGTGCGTGCCCCCCGCGTCACGGTGACCGGCCCGGGCGGCGAGGAGGGCAGCGCCCGCACCGTGATCCTGCCCCACGGCGTGCGCGCGGGCTTCCGCGGTGAGTACCGGGGCAGCGTGGTCATCCTGGGCGACGTGAACCCCGGCGCCGAGGTGGTGGCGGGCGGCGACGTGATCGTGATGGGGGCGCTGCGGGGCGTGGTCCACGCGGGCCACGGCGGGAACGCCGACGCCATCGTGTGGGCCCGGCCCATCGCCAGCGCCCAGATTCGCATCGGCGACGCCGTGGCCCGCGCCCCCGAGGGCAGCAGCCTCAGCACCATGCGGAAGCTGGAGGGGCCAAGTGACGCCGAGCTCGCCCGGCTCCAAGGCGGCGTGATCGTGATCGAGCCGCACCGGTAG
- a CDS encoding alpha-amylase family glycosyl hydrolase: MTQGLSGELKWWQRGIIYQIYPRSFQDASGDGVGDLRGITVRLPYVASLGVEAVWLSPIFTSPMRDFGYDVADYCDIDPLFGTLEDFDALVAEAHRLGLKVMLDYVPNHTSSDHAWFREALQGKDSPKRDWYVWRDPAPAGGAPNNWKSFFGGGAWTLDEASGQYYLHQFLPSQPDLNWRNPEVRRAMADVLRFWMRRGVDGFRVDVIWLLAEDERFLDEPQNPEWQPGQIEHASLEHIYTQDQPETHEYIRELRQVLDEFSTPEHDRMMVGEIYLPVERLLPYAGTRDAQMVHLPFNFHLILIPWDAVQIREFADMYDAACRLADTWPNWVLGNHDQHRFKTRVGAAQYRVAQTLLLTLRGTPTVYYGDEIGMENVSIPFEKMVDPAGLQQPDVPAASRDPERTPMQWDSGPNAGFAPAGVAPWLPLAPDADRVNVQAEEGDPRSDLNYFRALTRLRREHPALVGGEYRSLDAGHADVFAFERRLRDERLTVLLNFGGETRETGDLAAGETLLSSLNDTPASGAALRPNEARILR, encoded by the coding sequence ATGACCCAGGGCCTCTCCGGCGAGCTGAAGTGGTGGCAACGCGGCATCATCTACCAGATCTACCCCAGATCATTTCAGGACGCCTCGGGCGACGGGGTGGGTGACCTGCGCGGCATCACGGTGCGGCTGCCCTACGTGGCGAGCCTGGGGGTGGAGGCGGTGTGGCTCTCCCCCATCTTCACGAGTCCGATGCGCGACTTCGGGTACGACGTGGCCGACTACTGCGACATCGATCCCCTCTTCGGCACGCTGGAGGATTTCGACGCGCTGGTCGCCGAGGCGCACCGCCTGGGGCTGAAGGTGATGCTGGACTACGTGCCCAACCACACCTCCTCGGATCACGCCTGGTTCCGGGAGGCATTACAGGGCAAGGACAGCCCGAAGCGCGACTGGTACGTGTGGCGCGACCCGGCCCCGGCTGGCGGCGCGCCGAACAACTGGAAGTCCTTTTTCGGGGGCGGGGCGTGGACGCTGGACGAGGCGAGCGGGCAGTATTACCTCCACCAGTTCCTGCCCAGCCAACCCGACCTGAACTGGCGCAACCCCGAGGTGCGGCGGGCGATGGCCGACGTCCTGCGCTTCTGGATGCGGCGTGGGGTGGACGGCTTCCGTGTGGATGTGATCTGGCTGCTCGCCGAGGACGAGCGCTTCCTGGACGAGCCCCAGAACCCCGAGTGGCAGCCGGGCCAGATCGAGCACGCGAGCCTGGAGCACATCTACACCCAGGACCAGCCGGAGACGCACGAGTACATCCGCGAGCTGCGGCAGGTGCTGGACGAATTCTCCACCCCCGAGCACGACCGCATGATGGTGGGCGAGATTTACCTGCCGGTCGAGCGGCTGCTCCCGTATGCGGGCACGCGGGACGCCCAGATGGTCCACCTCCCTTTCAACTTCCACCTCATCCTGATTCCATGGGACGCCGTTCAGATCCGCGAGTTCGCCGACATGTACGACGCCGCGTGCCGCCTGGCCGACACCTGGCCGAACTGGGTGCTCGGCAACCACGACCAGCACCGCTTCAAGACGCGGGTGGGGGCGGCGCAGTACCGGGTCGCACAGACACTGCTCCTCACCCTGCGCGGCACCCCGACCGTCTACTACGGCGACGAGATCGGCATGGAGAACGTATCCATCCCCTTCGAGAAGATGGTGGACCCGGCGGGTCTTCAGCAGCCCGACGTGCCTGCCGCTAGTCGCGACCCCGAGCGCACGCCGATGCAGTGGGACAGCGGCCCCAACGCGGGCTTCGCCCCGGCAGGTGTCGCGCCCTGGCTGCCCCTCGCCCCCGACGCCGACCGGGTGAACGTGCAGGCCGAGGAGGGGGACCCGCGCAGCGACCTGAACTACTTCCGGGCGCTGACGCGGCTGCGGCGGGAGCATCCGGCGCTGGTGGGCGGGGAGTACCGGTCCCTGGACGCCGGGCACGCGGACGTGTTCGCCTTCGAGCGCAGGCTGAGGGACGAGCGGCTGACCGTGCTGCTCAACTTCGGCGGGGAAACCCGGGAGACAGGAGACCTCGCGGCGGGCGAGACACTGCTGAGCAGCCTGAATGACACCCCGGCGAGCGGCGCGGCGCTGAGGCCGAACGAGGCGCGGATTCTGCGGTAG
- a CDS encoding GNAT family N-acetyltransferase, whose translation MSTLLLRQARHDDLPGLQTLYRQFSPSSPEPDEPAALAAWQALLADPKIHVLVAERGELLGTVTLVVVPNLTQGAWPYALIENVVTHADARGQGIGTALMSRAVDLGRALGAYKVMLVTGRRAPEVHRLYAKSGLRSGATAYFARLDKE comes from the coding sequence ATGTCCACGTTGCTGCTTCGACAGGCGCGCCACGACGACCTGCCGGGCCTTCAAACGCTCTACCGGCAATTCAGCCCGTCCTCCCCGGAACCGGACGAACCGGCGGCCCTCGCGGCCTGGCAGGCCCTGCTCGCTGATCCCAAGATTCACGTGCTCGTCGCGGAACGGGGCGAACTCCTGGGCACCGTCACGCTCGTGGTGGTGCCCAACCTCACGCAGGGGGCATGGCCTTACGCCCTCATCGAAAACGTGGTGACCCATGCGGACGCACGTGGGCAGGGCATCGGCACGGCGCTGATGTCACGCGCGGTGGACCTGGGCCGAGCGCTGGGCGCGTACAAAGTGATGCTGGTGACGGGACGCCGGGCGCCGGAAGTGCATCGCCTGTACGCCAAGAGTGGCCTCCGGTCGGGCGCGACCGCCTATTTTGCGCGGCTGGACAAGGAATAG
- a CDS encoding phage holin family protein, which translates to MGFLIRLLVNALALYLVSRTYAGVSFATGADVGSILIAALVLGIVNALIRPVLLLLSLPVNLLTLGLFTLVVNGIVLWLVASVTALDVAGFGAAIVGAIILAIISWILDAGVSALGLDGGRR; encoded by the coding sequence ATGGGCTTTCTGATTCGCTTGCTGGTGAATGCGCTGGCGCTGTACCTGGTCTCGCGGACGTACGCGGGCGTCTCCTTCGCGACGGGTGCGGACGTGGGAAGCATCCTGATCGCCGCCCTCGTGCTGGGCATCGTGAACGCGCTGATCCGCCCGGTGCTGCTGCTCCTCAGCCTGCCGGTCAACCTGCTCACGCTGGGCCTCTTCACGCTCGTGGTCAACGGGATCGTGCTGTGGCTGGTGGCGAGCGTGACGGCGCTGGACGTGGCGGGCTTCGGCGCCGCGATCGTGGGGGCGATCATCCTGGCAATCATCAGTTGGATTCTCGACGCGGGTGTCAGCGCGCTGGGGCTGGACGGGGGGCGGCGTTGA
- the panC gene encoding pantoate--beta-alanine ligase → MPRVVESSTELRQKLLRAGQVGLVPTMGYLHEGHATLIRRARAKCDTVVVSVFVNPRQFGANEDLGRYPRDLDRDLRVAGEAGADLLFHPDVDTMYPPGYATTVSVGGVSGPPEGTSRPGHFDGVATVVLKLFNLVQPHRAYFGEKDWQQLAVVRRMVGDLNVPVEVVGVPTVREASGLALSSRNSYLTDEQRGRAVILSRALGAVQEAALSGELDTARLRQAGLDVLGQDPEVDLDYLTVVDGDMRERGRVENDPMTRVLVAARMFGVRLIDNLPLWPEGDPA, encoded by the coding sequence ATGCCGCGCGTGGTGGAGAGCTCCACCGAACTCCGGCAGAAGTTGCTGCGAGCCGGACAAGTGGGTCTGGTCCCCACGATGGGCTACCTGCACGAGGGCCACGCCACGCTGATCCGGCGTGCCCGGGCCAAGTGCGACACGGTGGTCGTCAGCGTGTTCGTCAACCCGAGGCAGTTCGGGGCGAACGAGGACCTGGGCCGCTATCCACGCGACCTCGACCGGGATCTGAGAGTCGCGGGCGAGGCAGGCGCCGACCTGCTCTTTCACCCCGACGTAGACACGATGTACCCGCCGGGCTACGCCACGACCGTCTCGGTGGGCGGCGTCTCCGGCCCGCCCGAGGGCACCTCGCGCCCCGGCCACTTCGACGGGGTGGCGACGGTGGTCCTCAAACTCTTCAACCTCGTGCAACCGCATAGAGCGTACTTCGGGGAGAAGGACTGGCAGCAGCTCGCGGTCGTGCGGCGGATGGTGGGCGATCTGAACGTTCCGGTCGAGGTCGTGGGCGTGCCCACCGTCCGCGAGGCGTCGGGGCTGGCCCTGAGCAGCCGCAACTCCTACCTGACCGACGAGCAACGAGGCCGGGCGGTGATCCTCTCCCGCGCATTAGGGGCCGTGCAGGAGGCCGCGCTGTCGGGTGAGCTCGATACGGCGAGGCTTCGCCAGGCGGGGCTGGACGTGCTGGGGCAGGACCCCGAGGTGGACCTCGACTACCTCACGGTCGTGGACGGTGACATGCGGGAAAGAGGGCGTGTGGAGAATGATCCCATGACCCGCGTGCTGGTGGCCGCCCGGATGTTCGGCGTGAGGCTGATCGACAACCTGCCCCTGTGGCCGGAGGGGGACCCGGCGTGA